In one Chelmon rostratus isolate fCheRos1 chromosome 7, fCheRos1.pri, whole genome shotgun sequence genomic region, the following are encoded:
- the lrch3 gene encoding DISP complex protein LRCH3, with amino-acid sequence MAASVLLGSADNTGLNFTVGGGSSGGGTGNVLVGNNNGLGPAGPAPWNRSLDRALDEASATGCLNLSGRKLKEFPRSAANHDLTDTTRADLSRNRLSELPLEVCLFVSLESLNLYQNCLRSLPDSLLNLQALTYLNLSRNQLSVLPVVVCSLPLKVLIACNNKLVSLPEELGQLRHLTELDVSCNEIQTLPSQMGQLEALRDLNIRRNHLVRLPPELADLPLVRLDFSCNKVTSIPVCYRQLTQLQTIVLDNNPLQTPPAQICIKGKIHIFKYLNLEASKTTPDLPDYDRRPLTFSSCVDELYPGRPYGALDSGFNSVDSGDKRWSGNEPAEELSELPLRVAEISRDQRPRGGGGGGGGGGGGAGGGGGAGAGAGAGAGGPLLANGTHVELEQIDFIDSCVGEEEEEEGRSRGRGGRGGGAADGTSLSSQFMAYIERRITREGSPVKTSSARTEDMRRHNRSVVDGATAPSSSQSQRGAGGSGGVERMRREAQLAALRYDEERQKNRSLQRDSVTSYTKHKAAQSPTKSSPDSENIYPSRRSTHTDDSALFMGEDRAALSPTANQSPSYPSSGGVASCRTASLRPESFLFRLGQKEEKRKGDAAAAPQNQEGAPVAPPLVGEDAELVEQLRKNIEARLKVSLPSDLGAALTDGVVLCHLANHVRPRSVPSIHVPSPAVPKLTMAKCRRNVENFLEACRRIGVPQNQLCLPLHILEERGLPQVAGTVGALLDLAPPRHPVATTTTTPGPSVNI; translated from the exons ATGGCGGCCTCGGTGTTGCTGGGGTCTGCGGACAACACCGGACTCAACTTCACGGTTGGAggtggcagcagcggcggcggcacGGGAAATGTTTTAGTCGGGAATAATAACGGACTGGGACCGGCGGGGCCGGCGCCCTGGAACCGTTCTCTAGACCGTGCGTTGGACGAAGCCTCGGCCACCGGGTGCCTGAACCTCAGCGGCAGGAAGCTGAAGGAGTTTCCCCGGAGCGCCGCCAACCACGATCTGACGGATACCACCAGGGCcg aCCTGTCTCGTAACCGTCTGTCGGAGCTTCCTCTGGAGGTTTGTCTCTTTGTATCTCTGGAGAGTCTGAACCTTTACCAGAACTGTCTGAGGTCTCTGCCAGACAGTCTGCTCAACCTGCAGGCCCTCACCTACCTGAACCtcag TCGGAACCAGCTGTCTGTCCTCCCCGTAGTCGTCTGCAGTCTTCCTCTGAAGGTTTTGATCGCCTGCAACAACAAACTGGTTTCTCTGCCAGAAGAACTGGGACAGCTGAGACACCTCACTGAACTG GATGTAAGCTGTAATGAGATCCAGACTCTACCGTCTCAGATGGGTCAGCTGGAGGCTCTACGAGACCTGAACATCAGGAGGAACCACCTCGTCAGACTGCCTCCAG agCTGGCTGACCTCCCTCTGGTGCGTCTGGATTTCTCGTGTAACAAAGTGACCTCCATCCCCGTCTGTTACCGACAACTGACGCAGCTACAGACCATCGTCCTCGACAACAACCCCCTGCAGACCCCGCctgcacag aTCTGTATTAAAGGGAAGATCCACATATTTAAGTACCTGAACCTGGAGGCCAGTAAGACCACCCCTGACCTCCCAGACTACGACagacgacctttgaccttcagcTCCTG TGTTGATGAGCTGTACCCCGGGCGTCCGTACGGAGCGCTTGATTCTGGTTTCAATAGTGTCGACAGCGGGGACAAGAGATGGTCGGGGAACgag cccgcagaggagctgtcagagctgcCACTGAGAGTGGCCGAGATCAGCAGAGATCAGAGAccacgaggaggaggaggaggaggaggaggaggaggaggaggagcaggaggaggaggaggagcaggagcaggagcaggagcaggagcaggaggaccTCTGCTGGCTAACGGAACAC ACGTGGAGTTGGAGCAGATAGACTTCATAGACAGCtgtgtgggagaggaggaggaggaggaggggaggagtcgaggacgaggaggcagaggaggaggggcggcTGACGGTACCAGCTTGAGCTCTCAGTTCATGGCCTACATCGAGAGACGCATCACCAGAGAG GGTTCTCCAGTAAAAACTAGCTCAGCCAGGACAGAAGACATGAGGAGACacaacag gaGTGTTGTTGATGGTGCCACAGCGCCCTCTAGCTCCCAGAGCCAG AGAGGTGCTGGTGGTTCTGGGGGggtggagaggatgaggagggaggcTCAGCTCGCTGCTCTGAGGTACGacgaggagagacagaagaatcGATCCCTGCAGAGAGACTCTGTCACCAGCTACACCAAG cataAAGCAGCTCAGAGTCCAACAAAGTCCAGTCCAGACAGTGAG aacatCTACCCCTCCAGACGCTCCACCCACACAGACGACTCCGCCCTCTTCATG ggagaggacagagctgctctgtctcCTACAG CCAATCAGTCGCCTTCTTACCCCAGCTCAGGGGGCGTGGCTTCATGTCGGACAGCCAGTCTGAGACCAGAGAGCTTTCTGTTTCGTCTCGGTcagaaggaagagaagaggaaag gtgatgctgctgctgctcctcagaaCCAGGAGGGGGCTCCTGTCGCTCCTCCTCTGGTTGGAGAAGATGCCGAACTGGTGGAGCAGCTCAGAAAG AATATAGAGGCCCGTCTAAAAGTGTCGTTGCCTAGCGACCTGGGAGCAGCTCTGACAGACGGGGTGGTGCTCTGTCACTTGGCCAATCACGTGAGACCACGATCCGTCCCCAGCATCCACGTCCCCTCCCCCGCCGTG CCTAAACTCACCATGGCCAAATGTCGACGAAACGTTGAGAACTTCCTGGAGGCGTGTCGCAGGATCGGAGTTCCACAG aATCAGTTGTGTCTCCCTCTGCACATTCTGGAGGAGCGAGGGCTCCCCCAGGTGGCCGGGACCGTCGGCGCCCTGCTCGACCTGGCCCCGCCCAGACATCCCGTCGCCACGACGACAACCACACCCGGACCTTCCGTCAACATCTAG